A DNA window from Allokutzneria albata contains the following coding sequences:
- a CDS encoding AfsR/SARP family transcriptional regulator gives MRSSAGEARDLEFRLLGQVEVLANGVPVPLGGAGVRRLLALLVLEANQVVGRARIADVLWEDEPPSTARTIIQGYVSKLRKLLSAHAPGDRVEIITRSSGYQLRVDHDLVDLRRATALIDRARGLPPAGRAELLAEALRLWRGPVLGGVKAGRLEHVVYELEELRLVALEDRIAADLELGRHADLVVELSGLLARHPFRERMVSQLVLALYRSGRRATALSTFQDFTARLADELGIDPGPQLRALHERVVRDDPSLHWAPAVTEQGGAVPRRPAQLPPSPAGFTGREREIAALDALLVGRDERPSPVIATVVGAAGVGKSALAVTWSRLVAPEFPDGQLFAGLHGFDPEHPAAEPTQVLRRFLIALGVAPEAVPIEEDERVALYRSLLAGRRMLVLLDDARDSEQVRPLLPGDSGSLVLVTSRRRLGGLAVSVGASVLTLDTLPESEAVRIIEAAAGERAAREAVSLRVLAQLCGGLPLALRIVAARLAVHPDRSAADLVAELSDERDRLAALDTDDDEISVRGVFDVSYRHLSEQAAMLFRLTGLVPGREVTPSSMAAMAGIEPSAARRGLRSLAAAHLIAEQRPDRFVMHDLLRLHGREKARTDMTERERASARHQLVLFYLATADLARRSIRPAGDELSFPAQPGHRLPEVDTPAKALEWFDAELGNLIELQRGLLEDGHDTEAWVLPRLMLNFLSARCLVDEWITMHRRALPATDRLADQHAEVTTRIGLTVALARANRHAEALEQAMAARTAAKALGSARDIGTTTANVGMVLMELARYPDALSYVDEALRLAEECGDTLNQASCTLNLGFIKKALGDIDSAVDLLREGIELSRRTGDRETLALGLVWLGDARIELGDGDAAQRLFGEALEIAEHIGVPIEQARARRGLGDVALANGDPVTATAEWSRALELFERLGLAEVETVRGRLAALSGQGKPA, from the coding sequence GTGCGATCATCGGCGGGCGAAGCGCGGGACCTGGAGTTCCGGCTGCTCGGCCAGGTCGAGGTGCTCGCGAACGGCGTTCCGGTTCCGCTGGGCGGGGCCGGCGTGCGCAGGCTGCTCGCCCTGCTCGTGCTGGAGGCCAACCAGGTCGTCGGCCGCGCGCGCATCGCCGACGTCCTCTGGGAGGACGAACCGCCCTCCACCGCGCGGACGATCATCCAGGGCTACGTGTCCAAGCTGCGCAAGCTGCTCAGCGCGCACGCGCCGGGGGACCGGGTGGAGATCATCACCCGCTCCTCCGGCTACCAGCTGCGGGTGGACCACGACCTGGTCGACCTGCGCCGGGCCACCGCGCTGATCGACCGGGCGCGCGGTCTGCCGCCCGCGGGGCGCGCCGAGCTGCTGGCCGAGGCGCTGCGGCTGTGGCGCGGGCCGGTGCTGGGCGGCGTCAAGGCCGGTCGGCTGGAGCACGTCGTCTACGAGCTCGAAGAGCTGCGGCTGGTCGCGCTGGAGGACCGGATCGCCGCCGACCTGGAGCTGGGGCGGCACGCGGACCTGGTCGTCGAGCTGTCCGGACTGCTGGCGCGGCACCCGTTCCGGGAGCGGATGGTCTCGCAGCTGGTGCTCGCGTTGTACCGCAGCGGCAGGCGGGCGACCGCGCTGAGCACCTTCCAGGACTTCACCGCGCGCCTTGCCGACGAGCTGGGCATCGACCCCGGTCCGCAGCTCCGTGCGCTGCACGAACGCGTCGTCCGAGACGATCCGTCGCTGCACTGGGCGCCCGCTGTGACCGAGCAGGGCGGCGCGGTGCCGCGCAGGCCCGCCCAGCTCCCGCCGTCGCCCGCGGGCTTCACCGGGCGGGAGCGCGAGATCGCGGCGCTGGACGCGCTCCTGGTCGGGCGGGACGAACGGCCCAGCCCGGTGATCGCCACCGTGGTCGGGGCCGCGGGCGTCGGCAAGAGCGCGCTCGCGGTGACGTGGTCCCGCCTGGTCGCGCCGGAGTTCCCGGACGGCCAGCTGTTCGCCGGGCTGCACGGCTTCGATCCGGAGCACCCGGCCGCGGAGCCGACGCAGGTGTTGCGGCGGTTCCTCATCGCGCTGGGCGTGGCGCCCGAGGCGGTGCCGATCGAAGAGGACGAGCGGGTAGCGCTGTACCGGTCGTTGCTGGCCGGTCGGCGGATGTTGGTGCTGCTCGACGACGCCCGCGACTCCGAGCAGGTCCGTCCGCTGCTGCCGGGGGACAGCGGGTCACTGGTGCTGGTGACCAGCAGGCGGCGGCTCGGCGGGCTCGCGGTGTCGGTCGGCGCGAGCGTGCTGACCCTGGACACGCTGCCGGAGTCGGAGGCCGTGCGGATCATCGAGGCCGCCGCGGGGGAGCGGGCCGCGCGCGAGGCGGTCAGCCTGCGCGTGCTGGCCCAGCTGTGCGGCGGGTTGCCGTTGGCGCTGCGGATCGTCGCGGCCCGGCTCGCCGTCCACCCGGACCGTTCCGCCGCGGACCTGGTCGCCGAGCTCTCCGATGAGCGGGATCGGTTGGCGGCACTGGACACCGACGACGACGAGATCTCGGTGCGCGGGGTCTTCGACGTCTCCTACCGGCACCTTTCCGAGCAGGCCGCGATGCTGTTCCGGCTGACCGGGCTGGTGCCGGGGCGCGAGGTCACGCCGTCGTCGATGGCGGCGATGGCTGGCATCGAGCCGAGCGCGGCGCGGCGCGGGCTGCGCTCGCTGGCGGCGGCCCACCTGATCGCCGAGCAGCGGCCCGACCGGTTCGTCATGCACGACCTGCTTCGCTTGCACGGCAGGGAAAAGGCGCGCACCGACATGACCGAGCGGGAGCGCGCGTCCGCCCGGCACCAGCTGGTGCTGTTCTACCTCGCCACCGCCGACCTGGCCCGGCGCTCGATCCGCCCGGCCGGCGACGAGCTGAGCTTCCCCGCCCAGCCGGGACACCGGCTGCCCGAGGTGGACACCCCGGCCAAGGCGCTGGAGTGGTTCGACGCCGAGCTGGGCAACCTGATCGAGCTGCAGCGCGGTCTGCTGGAGGACGGCCACGACACCGAGGCGTGGGTGCTGCCCCGGCTGATGCTGAACTTCCTCTCCGCGCGCTGCCTGGTCGACGAGTGGATCACCATGCACCGGCGCGCGCTTCCCGCGACCGACCGGCTGGCCGACCAGCACGCCGAGGTCACCACGCGGATCGGGCTGACCGTGGCGCTCGCGCGGGCGAACCGGCACGCGGAGGCGCTGGAGCAGGCGATGGCGGCCCGCACCGCGGCGAAGGCGCTGGGCAGCGCCAGGGACATCGGCACCACCACGGCGAACGTCGGCATGGTGCTGATGGAGCTGGCCCGCTACCCCGACGCACTGTCCTATGTGGACGAAGCGCTGCGGCTGGCCGAGGAGTGCGGCGACACGCTGAACCAGGCGAGCTGCACGCTCAACCTCGGGTTCATCAAGAAGGCGTTGGGGGACATCGACTCCGCCGTCGACCTGCTGCGCGAGGGCATCGAGCTGAGCAGGCGGACCGGGGACCGGGAGACGCTGGCGCTGGGGCTGGTCTGGCTCGGCGACGCCAGGATCGAGCTGGGCGACGGCGACGCGGCGCAGCGGCTCTTCGGCGAGGCGCTGGAGATCGCCGAGCACATCGGCGTTCCGATAGAGCAGGCGCGGGCGCGGCGTGGGCTCGGCGACGTCGCGCTGGCCAACGGGGACCCGGTCACCGCGACGGCGGAGTGGTCCCGCGCGCTCGAGCTGTTCGAACGGCTCGGGCTTGCCGAAGTGGAAACCGTTCGGGGCCGCTTGGCCGCGCTGTCCGGCCAGGGGAAGCCGGCGTGA
- a CDS encoding N-acetylglucosamine kinase produces the protein MKAEQIVLAIDGGNSKTDVMLVNTDGVVLSRVRGPGASPQTVGVKESLDCFGELAARAARAAGLSGEAPFAAHTAAYLAGADLPREEELLSAAVSARGWSSTTVVANDTFALLRAGTSDGVGVAVVCGAGINAVGVAADGRTHRFPALGRISGDWGGGAQMGSEALWLAVRADDGRGESTELLPAVLAHFGASSMTEVIEGLHFGELDLHSAVHALSPVLFRVAADGDAVAARVVDRLAEEIGLLAGVSLQRLGLTGEQVPVVLGGGVLTGASGQLLAEVDRRCRAVAPLAELRLVDLPPVVGAALWGLDALGAGPAAEAALRGAALPSPVAA, from the coding sequence GTGAAGGCCGAACAGATCGTGCTCGCCATCGACGGCGGCAACAGCAAGACCGACGTGATGCTGGTGAACACCGACGGCGTGGTGCTCTCTCGGGTGCGCGGCCCCGGCGCCTCACCGCAAACCGTCGGCGTGAAGGAGAGCCTGGACTGCTTCGGGGAGCTGGCCGCGCGTGCCGCCCGCGCCGCGGGGCTCTCCGGTGAAGCACCGTTCGCCGCGCACACGGCCGCCTACCTGGCCGGAGCGGACCTCCCGAGGGAGGAGGAACTGCTCAGCGCGGCGGTCAGCGCACGCGGCTGGTCGTCGACGACGGTGGTCGCCAACGACACCTTCGCCCTGCTGCGCGCGGGAACCAGCGACGGGGTCGGGGTCGCCGTGGTGTGCGGTGCCGGGATCAACGCCGTGGGAGTCGCGGCGGACGGGCGCACGCACCGCTTCCCCGCGCTCGGCCGGATCTCGGGTGACTGGGGCGGCGGCGCGCAGATGGGCAGCGAGGCGCTGTGGCTGGCCGTCCGCGCCGACGACGGGCGGGGCGAGTCCACCGAGCTGCTGCCCGCGGTGCTCGCGCACTTCGGGGCGTCGAGCATGACCGAGGTCATCGAGGGCCTGCACTTCGGCGAGCTGGACCTGCACTCGGCCGTGCACGCGCTGTCACCGGTGCTGTTCCGGGTCGCGGCGGACGGGGACGCGGTGGCCGCCAGGGTGGTGGACCGGCTCGCGGAGGAGATCGGCCTGCTCGCCGGGGTGAGCCTGCAGCGGCTCGGGCTGACCGGGGAGCAGGTGCCGGTGGTGCTCGGCGGGGGCGTGCTGACCGGTGCGTCCGGCCAACTGCTCGCCGAGGTCGACCGCAGGTGCCGGGCGGTCGCGCCGCTCGCGGAACTGCGCCTGGTCGACCTCCCGCCGGTGGTCGGGGCCGCGCTGTGGGGGCTCGACGCCCTGGGTGCGGGTCCGGCGGCCGAGGCGGCGCTGCGCGGGGCCGCGCTGCCTTCGCCGGTCGCGGCGTGA
- a CDS encoding SGNH/GDSL hydrolase family protein: MQWGSFVAIGDSFTEGLDDPGPNGQFRGWADRTAERMAHFNPGLRYANLAIRGKLLGEIVAEQVPLVSTLHPDLVTFCGGGNDLIIPSADPDSLAELYESAISELRAAGSEVVIFTGFDTRDTPVLRRVRGKVATYNAHLRAIADRYDCRVVDLWSMRVLQDRRMWSEDRLHLTPEGHHRVALRTCEVLGVPVDEDWSVPLPEEPPATWVTLRRGDLHWARAHLVPWLGRHLRGVSMGDNIRPKRPELIELVDSDC; this comes from the coding sequence GTGCAGTGGGGATCGTTTGTCGCTATCGGTGACTCCTTTACCGAGGGCCTGGACGACCCAGGCCCCAACGGGCAGTTCCGCGGCTGGGCCGACCGCACGGCCGAGCGGATGGCCCACTTCAACCCGGGTCTGCGGTACGCGAACCTCGCCATCCGCGGCAAGCTGCTCGGCGAGATCGTGGCCGAGCAGGTCCCCCTCGTCAGCACGCTGCACCCCGATCTGGTGACCTTCTGCGGTGGCGGCAACGACCTGATCATCCCCTCGGCGGACCCGGACTCGCTGGCCGAGCTGTACGAGAGCGCGATCAGCGAGCTGCGCGCCGCGGGCAGCGAGGTGGTGATCTTCACCGGCTTCGACACCCGGGACACGCCCGTGCTCCGCCGGGTGCGCGGCAAGGTCGCCACCTACAACGCGCACCTGCGCGCGATCGCCGACCGGTACGACTGCCGCGTGGTCGACCTGTGGTCGATGCGCGTCCTGCAGGACCGCCGGATGTGGAGCGAGGACCGGCTGCACCTGACGCCGGAGGGCCACCACCGGGTGGCGCTGCGGACCTGCGAGGTGCTCGGCGTCCCGGTGGACGAGGACTGGTCGGTCCCGCTGCCGGAGGAGCCGCCCGCGACGTGGGTGACCCTGCGCCGGGGCGACCTGCACTGGGCGCGGGCGCACCTGGTGCCGTGGCTCGGCAGGCACCTCCGCGGCGTCTCCATGGGTGACAACATCCGGCCGAAGCGGCCGGAACTGATCGAGCTGGTCGATTCGGACTGCTGA
- a CDS encoding AfsR/SARP family transcriptional regulator, with amino-acid sequence MTELGFRVLGPVEITTGTGVVQVGSRGARTLLAVLLLEVNQVVPVAHIEDVLWEHNPPSSGRTIMQSYVSRLRKLFAEIAPNGEVEIVTRPPGYLLRADPELIDVHRVQSMVAGVGELDAQRRARVLGEALSLWRGQALADLPSERLRTGVAADLEEFRLGLLEDRIDADLELGRHAELLSELSGLLARQPFRERMIGQLMIAMHRCGQRAEAIGTYLRYRRLLADELGVDPGTKLRDLYASLLRDDQEVQARNAQPSARATTTVLRPAQLPPEPAGFAARESELSWMDSLLTGAGSAPRVALVVGNGGMGKSALTVSWARRVADRFPDGQLYASLRGFDPERSPVEPAEVLRQFLVALGIAPAGVPVDFDERVALYRSMLAGRRVLVLLDDARDAEQVRDLLPVASGSLALVASRRRLGGLAVSAAARVLTLDALPTNDAVRILAGALGEDRVEDPDDLRRLAELCGGLPLALRIVAARLAVNPNRSVATVVAELADEQQRLGALGTEDDDISVRGAFDLTFHSLDEPYARFFRLLGVPPGPDVTPHLASVLAGVDIACARRSLRALAAAHLVTEHRADRFTMHDLTRLYARSIARELPPTARVEVENRLVDYYLTGLDHTRRALRPTFTGPHYAAERPELVPAEVVDRRTAMGWLDDEWPNLVALLRFTHTTGRFEATWTATHMLSAYLFARCPWEEWFEFTELGVDAARRLGDRFAEVRMLNTAGLAYRNSEQNELSMSYYMRGYRLAEEIGDSHHVALIATNMVPGLFERGETEEAERYCRLSVQLSRRTDDMFVLPLALTNLGEICKRKGEHQQALEHFQEVLALHQRMENFDRIGMAWLNLGQVSEAMGELEAAERYLRDAARDTAAADSVLLEAWSCQSLGRVLRLRGELDEAATVLTRALELFGRLGLSSADDVRAELEKLSAERAV; translated from the coding sequence GTGACCGAGCTGGGGTTCCGGGTGCTGGGTCCGGTGGAGATCACCACCGGGACCGGGGTGGTCCAGGTCGGCAGCCGGGGCGCGCGCACGCTGCTGGCCGTGCTGCTGCTGGAGGTCAACCAGGTCGTCCCGGTCGCCCACATCGAGGACGTGCTGTGGGAGCACAACCCGCCTTCGAGCGGGCGCACGATCATGCAGAGCTACGTCTCCCGGCTGCGCAAGCTCTTCGCCGAGATCGCCCCGAACGGCGAGGTGGAGATCGTCACGCGGCCCCCCGGCTACCTGCTGCGCGCCGATCCGGAGCTGATCGACGTGCACCGCGTGCAGTCGATGGTCGCCGGGGTCGGCGAGCTGGACGCGCAGCGACGGGCGCGGGTGCTCGGCGAGGCCCTGTCGCTGTGGCGCGGGCAGGCGCTGGCCGACCTGCCGTCCGAGCGCCTGCGCACCGGGGTCGCGGCCGACCTCGAGGAGTTCCGGTTGGGGCTGCTGGAGGACCGCATCGACGCGGACCTGGAGCTGGGGCGGCACGCCGAGCTGCTGAGCGAGCTGTCCGGGTTGCTCGCGCGGCAGCCGTTCCGCGAGCGGATGATCGGCCAGCTGATGATCGCGATGCACCGCTGCGGCCAGCGCGCCGAGGCCATCGGCACCTACCTGCGCTACCGCAGGCTGCTCGCGGACGAGCTGGGCGTCGACCCCGGGACGAAGCTGCGCGACCTCTACGCCAGCCTGCTGCGCGACGACCAGGAAGTGCAGGCCAGGAACGCACAGCCGTCCGCGCGCGCCACGACGACGGTGCTCCGCCCGGCCCAGCTGCCACCGGAACCCGCCGGATTCGCCGCACGGGAGAGCGAACTGTCCTGGATGGACAGTCTGCTCACCGGGGCGGGTTCGGCGCCCCGCGTCGCGCTCGTCGTCGGCAACGGCGGCATGGGCAAGAGCGCGCTCACCGTGAGCTGGGCGCGTCGCGTCGCGGACCGCTTCCCGGACGGCCAGCTCTACGCGTCGTTGCGCGGGTTCGACCCCGAGCGCTCGCCGGTGGAGCCCGCCGAGGTGCTGCGCCAGTTCCTGGTGGCGCTGGGGATCGCGCCCGCCGGGGTGCCGGTGGACTTCGACGAGCGGGTCGCGCTGTACCGCTCGATGCTCGCCGGACGCCGCGTGCTCGTGTTGCTCGACGACGCGCGCGACGCCGAGCAGGTGCGGGACCTGCTGCCGGTCGCCTCCGGCTCGCTCGCCCTGGTCGCCAGCAGGCGGCGGCTCGGCGGGCTGGCGGTGTCCGCGGCGGCGCGCGTGCTCACCCTGGACGCCTTGCCCACCAACGACGCCGTGCGCATCCTGGCCGGTGCGCTCGGCGAGGACCGGGTGGAGGACCCCGACGACCTGCGGCGACTGGCCGAGCTGTGCGGGGGCCTGCCGCTGGCGCTGCGGATCGTGGCGGCGCGGCTCGCGGTCAACCCGAACCGCTCGGTGGCCACGGTGGTCGCGGAGCTGGCCGACGAGCAGCAGCGGCTCGGCGCGCTCGGCACCGAGGACGACGACATCTCCGTGCGCGGCGCCTTCGACCTGACCTTCCACAGCCTCGACGAGCCGTACGCGCGGTTCTTCCGGCTGCTCGGGGTGCCGCCGGGGCCGGACGTGACCCCGCACCTGGCCTCGGTGCTCGCGGGGGTGGACATCGCCTGCGCGCGCCGCAGCCTGCGCGCCCTCGCCGCGGCGCACCTGGTGACCGAGCACCGCGCCGACCGCTTCACCATGCACGACCTGACCCGGCTCTACGCCCGGTCGATCGCGCGCGAACTGCCGCCCACCGCCCGCGTCGAGGTCGAGAACCGGCTCGTCGACTACTACCTCACCGGCCTCGACCACACCCGGCGGGCGCTGCGGCCGACCTTCACCGGGCCGCACTACGCCGCCGAGCGCCCGGAGCTGGTCCCCGCCGAGGTGGTCGACCGCAGGACCGCGATGGGCTGGCTGGACGACGAGTGGCCGAACCTGGTGGCGCTGCTGCGGTTCACCCACACCACCGGCCGGTTCGAGGCGACCTGGACGGCCACCCACATGCTCAGCGCGTACCTGTTCGCCCGCTGCCCGTGGGAGGAGTGGTTCGAGTTCACCGAGCTGGGCGTGGACGCGGCGCGGCGACTGGGCGACCGCTTCGCCGAGGTGCGGATGCTCAACACGGCGGGGCTGGCCTACCGCAACAGCGAGCAGAACGAGCTGTCCATGTCCTACTACATGCGGGGCTACCGGCTCGCCGAGGAGATCGGCGACTCCCACCACGTCGCGCTGATCGCGACCAACATGGTGCCGGGCCTGTTCGAGCGCGGGGAGACCGAGGAGGCCGAGCGCTACTGCCGGCTCAGCGTGCAGCTCTCCCGCCGCACCGACGACATGTTCGTGCTCCCGCTGGCGCTGACCAACCTCGGCGAGATCTGCAAGCGCAAGGGCGAGCACCAGCAGGCGCTCGAGCACTTCCAGGAGGTCCTCGCGCTGCACCAGCGGATGGAGAACTTCGACCGCATCGGCATGGCCTGGCTCAACCTCGGCCAGGTCAGCGAGGCCATGGGGGAGCTGGAGGCCGCGGAGCGCTACCTCCGCGACGCCGCCAGGGACACCGCCGCCGCGGACTCGGTGCTGCTGGAGGCGTGGTCCTGCCAGAGCCTCGGCCGGGTGCTGCGGCTGCGCGGCGAGCTGGACGAGGCGGCGACGGTGCTGACGCGGGCACTGGAGCTCTTCGGGAGGCTCGGGCTCAGCTCGGCCGATGATGTGCGGGCCGAGCTGGAGAAACTCTCCGCTGAACGCGCCGTTTAG
- a CDS encoding hemerythrin domain-containing protein: protein MANDVVELILADHRRFEELFRDLRNRDNDRDKLLGELAALLVAHAEAEESEVYPALKRFRKVDDEEVDHGAEEHAEGHQALLALMEVDDSASQEWEDKLEELVQALNHHVDEEERTILNDAREAVPEQRRAELGAEFVRVRQERLDAGCGSIEHVRELVKATGHRVD from the coding sequence ATGGCCAACGACGTCGTAGAACTCATCCTCGCCGACCACCGCCGCTTCGAGGAGCTCTTCCGCGATCTCCGCAACCGCGACAACGACCGGGACAAGCTCCTCGGGGAGCTGGCCGCCCTGCTCGTCGCGCACGCGGAGGCCGAGGAGAGCGAGGTCTACCCGGCGCTCAAGCGCTTCCGGAAGGTCGACGACGAGGAGGTCGACCACGGGGCCGAGGAGCACGCCGAGGGCCACCAGGCGCTGCTCGCGCTGATGGAGGTCGACGACTCCGCGTCCCAGGAGTGGGAGGACAAGCTGGAGGAGCTGGTCCAGGCCCTCAACCACCACGTGGACGAGGAGGAGCGGACCATCCTCAACGACGCCCGCGAGGCGGTGCCCGAGCAGCGCAGGGCGGAGCTGGGCGCCGAGTTCGTCCGCGTGCGCCAGGAGCGGCTGGACGCCGGTTGCGGGTCGATCGAGCACGTGCGCGAACTCGTGAAGGCCACCGGACACCGCGTCGACTGA
- a CDS encoding VanZ family protein, with translation MLPEHLHNIEAGLFHFLITGVALVVPVVVFHYFRYGRVEPRRSFVLFSTLLYGLVLLALVFMPFPALDDVCDGRRTTQWVPFQFIAALPETFPLVSFAFNVALFLPLGVLLRKAYGLQLRWVVLAGFLASLTVEIIQVTGNLGIYPCPYRLFDVDDLMANTLGATLGGLIAPAAVIVPKVLPAREVRAQLDAVGLPRQIVAYGLDVLLLGIVALIVGESEWTFLVVFVAIRIATPLLAEGYTPAGRLLKFRVRKIDGTPATFLRLVVREVFGPLGLLALLALGFFALMFVGRTMTASTLGELFGPVQQMQPMVIAVFSAGAGFTLLLLAPVVRRDQRGWHDRIAGLRCVPDRANYADLVRTK, from the coding sequence GTGCTCCCCGAACACCTGCACAACATCGAGGCCGGTCTTTTCCACTTCCTGATCACGGGCGTCGCGCTCGTGGTTCCGGTGGTCGTGTTCCACTACTTCCGGTACGGCAGGGTCGAGCCGCGCCGCTCGTTCGTGCTCTTCTCGACGCTGCTCTACGGCCTGGTTCTGCTGGCTTTGGTGTTCATGCCCTTCCCGGCGCTGGACGACGTGTGCGACGGACGCCGGACCACGCAGTGGGTTCCGTTCCAGTTCATCGCCGCCCTCCCCGAGACGTTCCCGTTGGTCTCGTTCGCGTTCAACGTGGCGCTGTTCCTGCCGCTGGGCGTGTTGCTGCGCAAGGCCTACGGGCTCCAGCTGCGCTGGGTGGTGCTGGCCGGGTTCCTCGCCTCGCTGACCGTGGAGATCATCCAGGTCACCGGCAACCTGGGCATCTACCCCTGCCCGTACCGGCTCTTCGACGTCGACGACCTGATGGCCAACACGCTCGGCGCCACCCTCGGCGGACTGATCGCCCCGGCCGCGGTGATCGTGCCGAAGGTGTTGCCCGCCAGGGAAGTCCGCGCCCAGCTCGACGCGGTCGGGCTGCCGAGGCAGATCGTCGCCTACGGGCTCGACGTGCTGCTCCTGGGGATCGTGGCGTTGATCGTCGGGGAGTCGGAGTGGACCTTCCTCGTCGTCTTCGTCGCGATCCGCATCGCGACGCCCTTGCTGGCGGAGGGCTACACGCCCGCGGGCAGGCTGCTGAAGTTCCGGGTGCGCAAGATCGACGGCACACCCGCGACGTTCCTCCGCCTCGTGGTGCGCGAGGTCTTCGGCCCGCTCGGCCTGCTCGCCTTGCTGGCGCTCGGTTTCTTCGCCCTGATGTTCGTCGGGCGGACGATGACCGCGAGCACCCTTGGCGAGCTCTTCGGGCCGGTCCAGCAGATGCAGCCGATGGTGATCGCCGTGTTCTCCGCCGGGGCCGGGTTCACGCTCCTCCTGCTCGCGCCCGTGGTCCGCAGGGACCAGCGCGGGTGGCACGACAGGATCGCCGGGCTCCGCTGCGTCCCGGACCGCGCGAACTACGCCGACCTCGTCCGCACCAAGTAG
- a CDS encoding ABC transporter ATP-binding protein, with protein MRGCSLSIPAGRVVGLVGPNGAGKSTLMNMMVGLVRPTEGELELLGERVGPNTVLHRVAYIDQEHSLYRTFKVREMLKAGRKLNARWSQRMAEDRLRARGIPLDSKVGELSGGQRAQVALAVALATTPDLLILDEPVASLDPLARKEMMTALMEAKAATGCTIVLSSHVVSELERLCDYLVVLDHGRLRVAGDIDELLDEHRLLVGPAATASAVATAQHVVHRDGGSLLVRGARPVDDPQWTIEPVDLETLVMQYLAMAYQPVRETVA; from the coding sequence TTGCGGGGCTGTTCGCTGAGCATTCCGGCCGGACGCGTCGTCGGCCTCGTCGGGCCGAACGGCGCTGGCAAGTCCACGCTGATGAACATGATGGTCGGCCTCGTGCGGCCGACCGAGGGCGAGCTGGAACTGCTCGGCGAGCGGGTCGGGCCGAACACGGTGCTCCACCGGGTCGCCTACATCGACCAGGAGCACTCGCTCTACCGCACCTTCAAGGTCCGCGAGATGCTGAAGGCCGGGCGCAAGCTCAACGCCCGGTGGTCGCAGCGGATGGCCGAAGACCGCCTGCGGGCAAGGGGAATTCCCTTGGACAGCAAGGTCGGTGAGCTCTCCGGCGGGCAACGGGCACAGGTCGCGCTGGCCGTCGCACTGGCGACCACGCCGGACCTGCTGATCCTCGACGAGCCCGTGGCGAGCCTCGACCCGTTGGCGCGCAAAGAGATGATGACGGCGCTGATGGAGGCGAAGGCCGCGACGGGCTGCACGATCGTGCTGTCCTCGCACGTGGTCTCCGAGCTGGAGCGGCTGTGCGACTACCTCGTCGTGCTGGATCACGGCAGGTTGCGGGTGGCCGGTGACATCGATGAACTGCTCGACGAGCACCGCCTGCTGGTCGGTCCCGCTGCCACCGCCTCCGCGGTCGCGACCGCACAGCACGTGGTGCACCGTGATGGCGGTTCCCTTCTGGTGCGCGGAGCCCGGCCCGTCGACGATCCACAGTGGACGATTGAGCCGGTCGACCTCGAGACGCTGGTCATGCAGTACCTCGCGATGGCTTACCAGCCAGTTCGGGAGACCGTGGCATGA